A section of the Brachyhypopomus gauderio isolate BG-103 chromosome 13, BGAUD_0.2, whole genome shotgun sequence genome encodes:
- the LOC143474382 gene encoding patched domain-containing protein 3-like — MAICKSDCIERPLSSAFGRLGRFVSRNPWCFLFFPLLLAGGLGSGFIFLLDREVHGIENQFTPLNGPAKHERAFIQEHFKNNGPFSQFRLTTEGCYASVIITDQKQNDILTVDAFTEIIDLDSEIKSVNTGDTFASLCAETAGTCMSNAVLDIINYNAGEIESTKLEYPVTGHTFLGSEVGGVELKAGTSEIDSAKAIRLYYFLKEDQPNKTVRWLDAFIETVSTYKDLKTVSLSYYTSLSRDEELERSSASVIPFFAITYCLAINVAIISCLRLDCVRNKVWVASFGALSAGLAVLSSFGLLLFCGVQFPMTVTTAPFLILGIGVDDMFIMVSCWQKTKVLDEVEDRLAETYKEAAVSITITTLTDVLAFYIGLMTPFVSVQSFCLYTGTAVLFCYLYNITFFGAFLALNGRREKSNRHWLTCMVVANRKDCPNGNMCCVGGDYNESTGTEMEMPLDIFFKKYYGPFLTNSWTKVFVIFLYGGYLAASIYGCFQMQEGIDLKNLAVDDSYVVKYYDNEKYFKQYGPIVMIVITDDKFQYWNASVRENLDLCLKEFKNLPMTSENAPISWLHAYLQLPLDFNDEKIFKSNLVPFLSVSGFSQDVNFSNNQIIASRMFIQTVNISTAIDEKNMLNVFRETAEKCAKSQNPVDILVYHPAFIYFDQYAVIVSNTIQNIVVATLAMLIVSLLLIPNPLCSVWVTFAIASVIVGVAGFMALWDVNLDSISMINLVICIGFSVDFSAHISYAYVSSDEETADMRAVDALYNLGYPMLQAAVSTIAGVVVLSASQCYIFRTFFKIMFLVILFGAFHGIVILPVFLSLFGACRKMQTSIEPKNNKNHEIPSHFVNNYAFSDPRNLSLDQITYRTYQTPCSNPPAIQNPAVYPALGMSSDPDCP, encoded by the exons ATGGCTATATGCAAAAGTGATTGCATAGAGAGACCACTGTCCTCGGCATTTGGGCGCCTCGGACGTTTTGTTAGTAGAAATCCgtggtgttttttgttttttcctttaCTGCTAGCAGGTGGTCTGGGATCGGGGTTCATCTTTCTTTTAGACAGGGAGGTTCATGGCATTGAGAACCAGTTTACACCTCTGAACGGACCAGCCAAACACGAGAGGGCGTTTATACAAGAACACTTCAAAAATAATGGACCTTTCTCTCAGTTTAGGCTGACAACGGAGGGCTGTTACGCTTCTGTGATCATCACTGATCAGAAGCAAAATGACATTTTAACAGTAGACGCGTTTACCGAAATAATTGACCTGGACAGCGAAATTAAAAGTGTTAATACAGGGGACACTTTTGCAAGTCTTTGTGCTGAAACCGCAGGGACATGCATGTCAAACGCAGTTTTAGATATTATAAACTACAATGCGGGTGAAATTGAGAGTACCAAACTGGAGTATCCAGTAACTGGACACACCTTCTTGGGATCTGAGGTGGGAGGTGTGGAGCTTAAGGCAGGAACCTCGGAGATCGACAGCGCGAAGGCCATCAGACTTTATTACTTCTTAAAAGAGGACCAACCGAATAAAACTGTTCGGTGGCTGGACGCTTTCATTGAAACCGTTTCCACTTACAAAGACCTTAAAACG GTGTCTCTGTCTTATTACACTTCACTATCAAGAGACGAGGAGCTGGAGAGAAGTTCAGCATCCGTCATCCCCTTCTTCGCCATCACCTATTGTTTGGCTATTAATGTCGCAATAATATCTTGTTTGAG GTTGGACTGTGTGAGGAACAAGGTGTGGGTGGCATCTTTCGGGGCGCTTTCGGCTGGCTTGGCCGTGCTGTCCAGTTTCGGGTTGCTGCTTTTCTGTGGAGTACAATTTCCTATGACAGTGACTACAGCTCCTTTTTTAATTTTGG GGATTGGGGTTGATGACATGTTCATTATGGTTTCCTGCTGGCAGAAAACAAAAGTTCTGGATGAAGTTGAAGATCGTTTGGCAGAAACGTATAAAGAAGCGGCTGTATCGATCACTATCACCACACTAACTGACGTCCTGGCCTTCTATATTGGGCTCATGACTCCGTTTGTCTCGGTACAGTCGTTCTGTTTGTACACTGGTACAGCCGTGCTCTTCTGTTACCTCTACAACATCACATTTTTTGGTGCCTTTCTTGCATTAAATGGAAGGCGAGAGAAAAGCAACAGACACTGGCTGACCTGCATGGTGGTGGCTAACAGAAAGGACTGTCCCAATGGTAATATGTGTTGTGTGGGAGGGGATTATAATGAGTCGACTGGTACTGAAATGGAAATGCCCCTTGATATCTTTTTTAAGAAGTACTATGGGCCCTTTTTGACAAATTCTTGGACTAAAGTGTTTGTGATTTTTCTCTATGGTGGGTATTTGGCTGCTAGCATCTATGGGTGCTTTCAAATGCAAGAGGGAATTGACCTAAAAAATTTAGCTGTAGATGACTCCTATGTTGTTAAATACTATGATAATGAAAAATACTTTAAACAGTATGGTCCCATTGTTATGATTGTTATCACGGATGACAAATTTCAGTATTGGAATGCTTCTGTACGAGAGAACCTTGATTTATGTCTTAAAGAATTTAAGAACCTGCCCATGACCTCAGAAAATGCTCCCATATCTTGGCTTCATGCATACTTACAACTACCTTTAGATTTCAATGATGAGAAAATATTTAAAAGCAACCTGGTGCCATTTCTAAGTGTTTCAGGATTCAGTCAAGATGTCAACTTTTCTAATAACCAAATTATTGCCTCTCGCATGTTTATTCAGACGGTAAACATTAGTACAGCAATTGATGAAAAAAATATGCTGAATGTTTTTAGGGAAACTGCTGAAAAATGTGCAAAGTCACAAAACCCAGTAGACATATTAGTTTACCACCCTGCATTTATCTATTTTGATCAGTATGCCGTTATAGTAAGCAATACTATCCAAAACATAGTAGTTGCTACTCTGGCTATGTTGATTGTTTCCCTGTTGTTGATACCAAACCCTCTCTGCTCAGTATGGGTGACTTTTGCCATTGCGTCTGTCATTGTGGGTGTGGCTGGTTTTATGGCATTATGGGATGTCAATCTAGACTCAATATCTATGATTAACCTAGTCATTTGCATTGGTTTTTCTGTTGATTTCTCTGCTCATATTTCTTATGCGTATGTATCTAGTGATGAAGAGACAGCAGATATGAGGGCTGTAGATGCCCTCTATAATCTTGGCTATCCAATGCTACAGGCTGCAGTGTCAACCATTGCAGGGGTAGTGGTGCTGTCAGCCTCTCAGTGCTATATATTTAGGACGTTCTTTAAAATCATGTTTTTGGTCATCCTTTTTGGGGCATTTCATGGCATAGTGATCTTACCTGTGTTCCTCTCTTTATTCGGAGCATGTAGGAAAATGCAAACTTCAATCGAAcctaaaaacaataaaaatcaTGAAATTCCAAGTCATTTCGTTAATAATTATGCCTTCTCCGATCCGCGTAATTTATCTCTTGATCAGATCACATACAGAACATATCAAACTCCTTGTAGCAATCCACCAGCAATTCAGAATCCTGCAGTCTATCCAGCACTGGGGATGAGCTCAGATCCTGACTGTCCTTAA